From Caulobacter segnis, a single genomic window includes:
- a CDS encoding TIR domain-containing protein gives MDGDWSAPARYWGFVSYSHRDAVQGRRLHGQLERYVLPRRLVGRETARGVTPRRLTPIFRDREEFPAAHDLSVEVRAALSASKVLLVICSPNAAASPWVAREVELFRALHPDRPVLAALIAGEPDAAFPAPLCVGAEPLAADFRPNRDGHRLALLKLVAGMAGVGLDELVQRDAQRHLRTVTAVTAVSVIAALTMGLLTALALSSSHEARRQKGLALEALGEARRQKTLALSARDEAQRQRTEALQARDEADRQRVAALEARGEAENQRQEAEAMVEFMSTELRGKLEGSEKLAVQSAVSQRALEYYAGRSDRLPPTSAARRARVLNALGQDFERSGDLGGALARFDEAYRVTSRLKTSEPGDPQRIFEHAQNEFGIAQIAYRRQDWAKAKGGYERYAQLADSLVWLKPDSVEYRKEAAYAQGNLCAVALKMRDTKAALERCARSLDAMREVANRVEDGRRAVASDMVNRHAWMADAYQRAGDLARARAERDQEAMILAAQLAERPKDRNVRADWIVLQQAYASLAHAAGDRAGALARLNEGRPEAVRLLAEDPDEARAKRLLDQIDRSIAYLNQLKGTQK, from the coding sequence ATGGACGGGGATTGGTCAGCGCCCGCGCGCTATTGGGGATTTGTCAGCTACAGCCACAGGGACGCGGTCCAGGGCCGCAGGCTCCATGGGCAGCTGGAGCGATATGTCCTTCCCCGGCGGCTGGTCGGCCGCGAAACGGCCCGGGGCGTCACGCCGCGCCGGCTGACGCCGATCTTCCGTGATCGCGAGGAATTTCCGGCCGCCCACGACCTGAGCGTCGAGGTCCGCGCGGCCCTCAGCGCCTCCAAGGTCCTGTTGGTGATCTGCTCGCCCAACGCTGCGGCCTCGCCGTGGGTGGCGCGCGAGGTCGAGCTTTTCCGCGCCCTGCATCCCGATCGACCTGTCTTGGCCGCCTTGATCGCGGGCGAGCCGGACGCGGCCTTTCCGGCTCCGCTGTGCGTCGGCGCCGAACCCCTGGCGGCCGATTTCAGGCCCAACCGCGACGGGCATCGCCTGGCGCTCCTGAAGCTGGTGGCCGGCATGGCCGGGGTGGGCCTGGACGAGCTGGTCCAGCGTGACGCCCAAAGACATCTGAGGACCGTGACGGCCGTCACGGCGGTGTCCGTGATCGCCGCGCTAACCATGGGTCTGCTTACGGCCTTGGCCCTCAGCTCAAGTCACGAAGCCCGCCGACAGAAAGGTCTCGCCCTGGAAGCCCTGGGAGAGGCCAGGCGCCAGAAGACGCTCGCCCTGTCGGCGCGCGACGAGGCGCAACGCCAGAGGACCGAGGCCTTGCAGGCGCGGGACGAGGCGGACCGTCAGCGTGTCGCGGCCCTGGAGGCGCGCGGCGAAGCGGAGAACCAACGGCAGGAAGCCGAAGCCATGGTGGAGTTCATGTCGACCGAACTGCGCGGCAAGCTGGAGGGGAGCGAGAAGCTCGCGGTGCAGAGCGCCGTCAGCCAGCGCGCCCTCGAATACTACGCTGGTCGGTCGGACCGTCTGCCGCCGACCTCGGCCGCGCGCCGGGCCAGGGTGCTGAACGCCCTGGGTCAGGATTTCGAGCGCAGCGGCGATCTGGGCGGCGCGCTCGCGCGCTTCGATGAAGCCTATCGCGTGACGAGCCGGCTGAAGACGTCGGAACCCGGCGATCCTCAACGGATCTTCGAGCACGCTCAGAACGAGTTCGGCATCGCCCAGATCGCCTACCGGCGGCAGGATTGGGCGAAGGCCAAGGGCGGCTACGAACGCTACGCCCAGCTGGCCGACAGCCTGGTCTGGCTCAAGCCCGACAGCGTCGAGTATCGCAAGGAAGCGGCCTATGCCCAGGGCAACCTGTGCGCGGTGGCGCTGAAGATGCGCGACACCAAGGCCGCGCTGGAGCGCTGCGCCCGCTCGCTCGACGCCATGCGCGAGGTCGCCAACCGCGTGGAAGACGGCCGGCGCGCGGTGGCCTCCGACATGGTCAACCGCCACGCGTGGATGGCCGACGCCTATCAGCGCGCGGGCGATCTGGCGCGCGCCCGCGCCGAGCGCGATCAGGAAGCGATGATCCTCGCCGCGCAACTGGCCGAACGTCCGAAGGACCGGAACGTCCGTGCGGACTGGATCGTGCTGCAGCAGGCCTATGCCAGCCTGGCCCATGCCGCGGGCGACCGCGCGGGCGCCTTGGCGCGGCTGAACGAGGGGCGTCCCGAAGCGGTCCGCCTCCTCGCGGAAGATCCAGATGAAGCACGCGCCAAGCGCCTGCTCGATCAGATCGACAGGAGTATCGCCTACTTAAATCAACTCAAAGGAACGCAGAAATGA
- a CDS encoding TetR family transcriptional regulator, with product MARAKSSGNGGERRDSRGILFDATAALLSERSTIEVSLSEIAQRSGLNSALIKYYFGSKEGLLLALLERVAERSMADLAALVGMDISAEQKLRIHIGGIINTYYRSPYVNRLINYMIVQGDKASSEKVAKIFVEPMIAAYRAIVAQGVGDGAFRPLDPGMLYYSVVGACEHIFYAGYSLPTTLGMTELTEQVRQQYVQHVLDLVFHGVLARPTATA from the coding sequence ATGGCGCGGGCGAAATCGAGCGGAAACGGCGGCGAGCGTCGCGACTCGCGGGGGATCCTCTTCGACGCCACCGCCGCGCTGCTCTCGGAGCGCTCCACCATCGAGGTCTCGCTCAGCGAAATCGCCCAGCGCTCGGGGCTGAACTCGGCGCTGATCAAGTACTACTTCGGTAGCAAGGAGGGGCTGCTGCTGGCCTTGCTGGAACGGGTGGCCGAGCGGTCGATGGCCGATCTGGCGGCGCTGGTGGGCATGGACATCTCGGCCGAGCAGAAGCTGCGCATCCACATCGGCGGCATCATCAACACTTATTATCGCTCGCCGTACGTCAACCGCCTGATCAACTACATGATCGTACAGGGCGACAAGGCGTCCAGCGAAAAGGTCGCCAAGATCTTCGTCGAGCCGATGATCGCCGCCTATCGCGCCATCGTCGCCCAGGGCGTGGGCGACGGCGCGTTCCGGCCGCTGGATCCGGGCATGCTGTATTACAGCGTCGTCGGAGCCTGCGAACACATCTTCTACGCCGGCTATTCGCTGCCGACGACGCTGGGCATGACCGAGCTGACCGAGCAGGTCCGGCAGCAGTACGTCCAGCACGTGCTGGATCTCGTCTTCCATGGCGTCCTGGCGCGTCCGACCGCGACGGCCTGA
- a CDS encoding alpha/beta fold hydrolase, producing the protein MGGTRFRTDDGRWLAADVDGSPDAPVVVLLHGGGQTRHSWAGAMAALVARGYRVINYDGRGHGDSDWSPVGAYHLDDRARDLEAVTRGLSTPFALVGASLGGATAIQAVARGLEPSVLVLVDIVPDPEPEGVGRIVGFMRGHPDGFATLDEAADAVAAYNPERPRPNDPGGLMRNLRQRPDGRLGWHWDPRIVEADPQIHHDEVRRSAEALARTDVPVMLVRGLRATWSVRRAWRRSRPGCRAWKSSMSPGRATWSPATATTPSTPASWTSSTGACRPSSEVETMQRYDVVIVGGGHAGGQAAIALRQGGYTGSIALVSAEPEAPYERPPLSKDYLAGEKTFDRLLLRAETFWSEREIALLLAREVVAIDPAAHTVALADGETLGYGKLVWAAGGAPRRLSCAGHDLRGVHAVRTRADVDRMIAELPEVEQVVVIGGGYIGLEAAAVLIKLGKRVVLMEALDRVLARVAGEALSRFYEAEHRAHGVDLRLGARVECLKEGEGGHVAGVRLADGETVPAQMVIVGIGIAPSVGPLLAAGAEGDNGVAIDGLCRTSLADVFAIGDCALHANRYAGGAAIRLESVQNANDQATIAASMIRTGESAPYDAVPWFWSNQYDIKLQTVGLSTGHDATVVRGDPVARSFSVIYLREGRVIALDCVNAVKDYVQGRKLVIDGARVAPADLADTTVPLKEMGALAL; encoded by the coding sequence GTGGGCGGGACGCGCTTCCGGACCGACGACGGTCGGTGGCTGGCGGCCGATGTCGACGGATCGCCGGACGCGCCGGTGGTCGTGCTGCTGCACGGCGGCGGCCAGACGCGCCACAGCTGGGCCGGGGCGATGGCGGCGCTGGTCGCGCGCGGCTATCGGGTCATCAATTACGATGGGCGCGGGCATGGCGACAGCGACTGGTCGCCCGTCGGCGCCTATCACCTGGATGACCGGGCGCGGGACCTGGAGGCGGTGACGCGGGGCCTGTCCACGCCCTTCGCCCTGGTCGGCGCCTCGCTGGGCGGAGCGACCGCGATCCAGGCCGTGGCGCGAGGCCTTGAGCCCTCGGTGCTGGTGCTGGTCGACATCGTGCCCGATCCGGAACCGGAGGGCGTCGGCCGCATCGTCGGCTTCATGCGGGGCCATCCCGACGGCTTCGCCACCTTGGACGAGGCGGCCGACGCCGTGGCCGCCTACAATCCCGAGCGGCCCCGTCCCAACGATCCGGGTGGCCTGATGCGCAACCTGCGCCAGCGGCCGGACGGGCGACTGGGCTGGCACTGGGATCCCCGGATCGTCGAGGCCGACCCCCAGATCCACCACGACGAGGTCCGGCGATCGGCCGAGGCGTTGGCGCGGACGGACGTGCCGGTCATGCTGGTGCGCGGCTTGCGAGCGACGTGGTCAGTCCGGCGGGCGTGGCGGCGTTCAAGGCCCGGATGCCGCGCCTGGAAGTCTTCGATGTCGCCGGGGCGGGCCACATGGTCGCCAGCGACCGCAACGACGCCTTCAACGCCGGCGTCCTGGACTTCCTCGACCGGCGCATGCCGGCCTTCCAGCGAGGTTGAGACCATGCAGCGCTACGACGTCGTGATCGTGGGCGGCGGCCATGCCGGCGGGCAGGCGGCCATCGCGCTGCGCCAGGGTGGCTACACGGGGTCGATCGCCCTGGTCTCGGCCGAGCCCGAGGCGCCTTACGAGCGACCGCCGCTGTCCAAGGACTATCTGGCCGGCGAGAAGACCTTCGACCGCCTGCTGCTACGGGCCGAGACCTTCTGGAGCGAGCGCGAGATCGCGCTGCTGCTGGCGCGGGAGGTCGTGGCGATCGATCCGGCGGCGCACACAGTCGCGCTCGCAGACGGGGAAACACTGGGCTACGGCAAGCTGGTCTGGGCGGCCGGCGGCGCGCCGCGGCGGCTGAGTTGTGCGGGTCACGACCTGCGGGGCGTTCACGCGGTGCGCACGCGCGCCGATGTCGACCGGATGATCGCCGAGCTGCCGGAGGTCGAGCAGGTCGTGGTGATCGGCGGCGGCTATATCGGCCTGGAGGCGGCGGCCGTGCTGATCAAGCTGGGCAAGCGGGTCGTGCTAATGGAGGCGCTGGACCGGGTGCTGGCGCGGGTGGCGGGCGAGGCGTTGTCGCGCTTCTACGAGGCCGAACACCGCGCCCACGGCGTCGACCTGCGGCTGGGCGCGCGCGTCGAATGCCTGAAGGAAGGCGAGGGCGGCCATGTCGCCGGCGTGCGCCTGGCGGACGGCGAGACCGTCCCGGCCCAGATGGTCATCGTCGGCATCGGCATCGCGCCGTCGGTCGGCCCGCTGCTGGCGGCCGGGGCGGAGGGCGACAACGGCGTCGCGATCGACGGCCTGTGCCGGACCAGCCTGGCGGACGTCTTCGCCATCGGCGACTGCGCCCTTCACGCCAACCGCTACGCTGGCGGTGCGGCGATCCGGCTGGAGTCGGTGCAGAACGCCAATGACCAGGCGACTATCGCGGCGAGCATGATCCGGACGGGTGAGAGCGCGCCCTACGACGCCGTCCCCTGGTTCTGGTCCAACCAGTACGACATCAAGCTCCAGACCGTGGGCCTGTCGACCGGCCACGACGCAACGGTGGTGCGGGGCGACCCGGTCGCGCGGTCGTTCTCGGTGATCTATCTGCGCGAGGGGCGGGTGATCGCGCTGGACTGCGTCAACGCCGTCAAGGACTACGTCCAAGGCCGCAAGCTTGTGATCGACGGCGCCCGCGTCGCGCCTGCCGACTTGGCCGACACCACCGTTCCGCTCAAGGAAATGGGGGCTTTGGCGCTTTAA
- a CDS encoding nucleotide synthetase, which translates to MISSQFRLAVENNALGKIPNSPDSPKKKFDPKEIIHVIVEAETQNGEIGFMLRFPSPPPPPITDSRTIKNYVKHLATSPTPATIPPLVSPLDIPITQQCWVVVQLGDSVSNWRFSPEEYGCTTKAPSNDRNICLIHAYNDPDDELGDPGAVVRDSGCKLLYFGVRKRGPKNSGMPNPDRDGFNFHIEFIKPAGPVKVIFDPDVKNESENSIPPSGD; encoded by the coding sequence ATGATCAGCTCTCAATTCCGCCTCGCCGTGGAAAACAACGCGCTCGGGAAAATTCCCAACAGCCCGGACAGTCCCAAGAAGAAGTTCGATCCAAAGGAAATCATTCACGTCATCGTCGAGGCCGAGACGCAAAATGGAGAGATCGGCTTCATGCTTAGATTCCCATCTCCTCCCCCTCCGCCGATTACCGATAGCCGGACGATCAAGAACTACGTGAAGCATCTGGCGACCAGTCCGACGCCGGCTACCATCCCTCCTCTGGTTTCTCCTCTGGACATACCGATCACGCAGCAATGCTGGGTCGTTGTTCAACTCGGAGACTCGGTCAGCAACTGGCGTTTCTCTCCGGAGGAGTACGGCTGTACGACGAAGGCCCCATCCAACGATCGAAATATATGCCTCATCCACGCGTACAACGACCCGGATGACGAACTGGGAGACCCCGGCGCCGTGGTGCGGGATAGTGGCTGCAAATTACTGTACTTCGGCGTGCGCAAGAGAGGGCCGAAGAATTCGGGTATGCCGAACCCTGATCGGGACGGCTTCAATTTTCATATCGAATTCATCAAGCCGGCCGGGCCCGTCAAAGTCATCTTCGACCCTGACGTGAAGAACGAGAGCGAGAACTCGATCCCGCCGTCGGGCGATTGA
- a CDS encoding Zn-ribbon domain-containing OB-fold protein: MKGLGQDARYWEALSRGQLELPRCAECGRWRWPAPFRCGDCGSWSFDWQAVEMRGVIYSWTRTWHPFEGTEGFGSPFVTLSVALPGAGDIRLMGVLEGKGEPAIGAPVTGHVATAEVYGRAIPGLRWAVSA, translated from the coding sequence GTGAAGGGGCTAGGTCAGGACGCCCGCTATTGGGAAGCCTTGTCGCGAGGCCAGCTGGAGCTGCCGCGCTGCGCGGAATGTGGACGCTGGCGCTGGCCCGCGCCCTTTCGTTGCGGCGACTGCGGAAGCTGGAGCTTTGACTGGCAAGCGGTCGAGATGCGCGGCGTGATCTATTCCTGGACCCGCACCTGGCATCCGTTCGAAGGAACGGAAGGCTTCGGCTCGCCGTTCGTCACCCTGTCGGTCGCCCTGCCCGGGGCGGGCGACATCCGCCTGATGGGCGTGCTGGAAGGCAAAGGCGAGCCGGCCATCGGTGCACCGGTGACGGGCCACGTCGCCACAGCCGAGGTCTATGGCCGCGCCATTCCTGGCCTACGCTGGGCGGTGTCGGCATGA
- a CDS encoding Crp/Fnr family transcriptional regulator, whose protein sequence is MSGLTAFVREIFQCQEDVAHCIAKAATERGYRPGAAIVRQGDQCDETFLLTVGRARASAVGRDGASVLLHDFAPGDLFGATVRPTAPSDVDVTALGVARVAVFIALDFLRLMERHNCIGMVLSRLLLARLKTANKRLVDRNTLSAVGRIHAELLRRAEPNGWSISPPPVLAALALELQTTRETVSRTVSALERRGLVRRTAEALIIVAPRRLESLVD, encoded by the coding sequence ATGTCGGGATTGACCGCCTTCGTGCGCGAGATCTTCCAGTGCCAGGAAGACGTCGCACATTGCATCGCCAAGGCCGCGACCGAGCGTGGCTATCGGCCCGGCGCGGCGATCGTTCGCCAGGGCGATCAGTGCGATGAGACCTTCCTGTTGACCGTGGGGCGAGCCAGGGCCTCGGCCGTCGGCCGCGATGGGGCCTCGGTCCTTTTGCATGACTTCGCGCCCGGCGATCTGTTCGGGGCCACCGTCCGGCCCACGGCGCCGAGCGACGTCGACGTGACCGCGCTTGGCGTGGCGCGCGTCGCGGTGTTCATCGCGCTCGACTTCCTGCGCCTGATGGAGCGTCACAACTGCATCGGCATGGTTCTTTCGCGCCTGCTGCTGGCGCGCCTGAAGACCGCCAACAAGCGGCTCGTCGACCGCAACACCCTGAGCGCCGTCGGCCGGATCCACGCCGAGCTCCTGCGACGGGCCGAGCCCAACGGGTGGAGCATCAGCCCGCCGCCGGTCCTGGCCGCGCTGGCGCTGGAGCTGCAGACCACGCGGGAGACGGTGTCGCGCACGGTCAGCGCGCTGGAGCGACGCGGGCTGGTGCGCAGGACGGCCGAGGCGCTGATCATCGTCGCGCCCCGACGCCTTGAAAGCCTTGTCGACTAG
- a CDS encoding thiolase C-terminal domain-containing protein: MSAPMFPVSTAVAGIGVRQYKRGGAPLPEQGVLVGAIVDACEDAGLDPSEIDGFVSYGDDKNEPVRLAPDLGTRDLCWSAQVFGGGGGGIAAAFGLAASAIISGQARTVVVFRALVQGDSGRLSGAVMAHHLNDHIMAAGNVAPAIECAMRAQRLLEHHKVPRRCLEDLVRASYHHGARNPKAVSYGKDLDLEVYRASRMICEPFHLFDCSRENDGAGALILTSAARARDLKQQPIYLKGVAQGAGRGWGDLLQNDDHYASAGFGSVARRLWVQTGLTPADIDVVQLYENFSAQGVASLIDHGFCTYETVGEVVRYENLIAPTGQLPVNTAGGNLAQGFIHGIGMAIEAVEQLRGTSANPVPDARHCLLAGGPGAPTVSSAIFSTEAR; this comes from the coding sequence ATGAGCGCGCCGATGTTTCCCGTCAGCACCGCCGTCGCCGGGATCGGCGTGCGCCAGTACAAGCGCGGCGGCGCGCCGCTGCCCGAACAGGGCGTGCTGGTCGGCGCCATCGTCGACGCCTGCGAGGACGCCGGGCTGGACCCGTCCGAGATCGACGGCTTCGTCTCGTATGGCGACGACAAGAACGAGCCGGTTCGCCTGGCGCCCGACCTGGGCACGCGCGACCTGTGCTGGTCGGCCCAGGTGTTCGGCGGCGGGGGCGGGGGCATAGCAGCGGCCTTCGGCCTGGCGGCGTCAGCGATCATCAGCGGCCAGGCTCGGACGGTCGTAGTGTTCCGCGCCCTGGTGCAGGGCGATAGCGGCCGGCTGTCCGGCGCGGTCATGGCCCACCACCTGAACGACCACATCATGGCCGCCGGCAACGTAGCCCCGGCCATCGAGTGCGCCATGCGCGCCCAGCGCCTGCTGGAGCATCACAAGGTTCCGCGCCGATGCCTCGAGGACTTGGTTCGGGCCTCGTACCACCACGGGGCGCGCAATCCGAAGGCGGTCAGCTACGGCAAGGACCTGGACCTGGAGGTCTATCGCGCGTCGCGGATGATCTGCGAGCCGTTCCACCTGTTCGACTGCTCGCGCGAGAACGACGGGGCCGGGGCGCTGATCCTGACCTCGGCCGCGCGGGCGAGGGACCTGAAGCAGCAGCCGATCTATCTGAAGGGCGTCGCCCAGGGCGCGGGACGCGGCTGGGGCGACCTGCTGCAGAACGACGATCACTACGCCTCGGCCGGCTTCGGGTCGGTGGCCCGACGGCTGTGGGTCCAGACGGGGCTGACGCCGGCCGACATCGACGTGGTGCAGCTGTACGAGAACTTCAGCGCCCAGGGCGTGGCCTCGCTGATCGACCACGGCTTCTGCACCTATGAGACCGTGGGCGAGGTGGTGCGCTACGAGAATCTGATCGCGCCGACGGGCCAGCTGCCGGTCAACACGGCGGGCGGCAACCTGGCCCAGGGGTTCATCCACGGGATCGGCATGGCGATCGAGGCGGTGGAGCAACTGCGCGGGACCTCGGCCAATCCGGTTCCGGATGCGCGTCATTGCCTGCTGGCCGGCGGGCCGGGGGCGCCGACGGTTAGCTCGGCGATCTTCTCGACCGAGGCGCGCTGA
- a CDS encoding aromatic ring-hydroxylating oxygenase subunit alpha, giving the protein MDIVAERKPAERKVTTLAALTENQQAAIRLIPAEADAVVEPLEATRPNAIFTGRERFDAEQARIFRRYPVPVTVSALLPEPSMVMAHDGYGVPLLIARTKSGEIKAFLNACQHKGSKLLEDCEVHKRGRVTCPYHAWTYGIDGKLIGVARNEAFLNLDKSERSLVELPAREWGGIVYVQLDRGHAADWSQLHDQIAADFTALGIPDAFVYGRKTFELKANWKVILEPFLEGYHVQRLHAASIGDLFQDAPNIVDLFGPNIRQVSGRMGYVPAMLDEDPAQNIHKLVTHAYTAFPNCVVVTSQYYTSVMILMPRDVGHTTVEYFMLTPGAPTTDKAREVFERSYELILGVFGGEDFRAAEISQVGLQAGVPETTVYCGLESNIVRYYEALEALL; this is encoded by the coding sequence ATGGACATCGTCGCGGAACGAAAGCCGGCCGAGCGCAAGGTCACGACCCTGGCCGCGCTGACCGAAAACCAGCAGGCGGCGATCCGCCTGATCCCGGCCGAGGCTGACGCGGTCGTCGAGCCGCTGGAGGCCACCCGGCCCAACGCCATCTTCACCGGCCGCGAGCGCTTCGACGCCGAGCAGGCCCGGATCTTCCGCCGCTATCCCGTGCCGGTCACGGTGTCGGCCCTGCTGCCCGAGCCGAGCATGGTGATGGCCCACGACGGTTACGGCGTGCCACTGCTGATCGCCCGCACCAAGTCGGGTGAGATCAAGGCGTTCCTCAACGCCTGCCAGCACAAGGGCTCCAAGCTTCTGGAGGACTGCGAGGTCCACAAGCGCGGCCGCGTCACCTGTCCGTATCACGCTTGGACCTACGGCATCGACGGCAAGCTGATCGGCGTGGCGCGAAACGAGGCCTTCCTCAATCTCGACAAGAGCGAGCGGAGCCTGGTTGAGCTGCCGGCCCGCGAATGGGGCGGCATCGTCTACGTCCAGCTGGATCGCGGCCACGCGGCCGACTGGTCGCAGTTGCACGACCAGATCGCCGCCGACTTCACCGCCTTGGGCATTCCGGACGCCTTCGTCTACGGCCGCAAGACCTTCGAGCTGAAGGCCAACTGGAAGGTCATCCTGGAGCCGTTCCTGGAGGGCTATCACGTCCAGCGCCTGCACGCGGCGTCGATCGGCGACCTGTTCCAGGATGCGCCCAACATCGTCGACCTGTTCGGCCCCAACATCCGCCAGGTCTCGGGCCGCATGGGCTACGTCCCGGCGATGCTGGACGAGGATCCGGCCCAGAACATCCACAAGCTGGTGACCCACGCCTACACCGCGTTCCCCAACTGCGTGGTGGTGACCAGCCAGTACTACACCAGCGTGATGATCCTGATGCCGCGCGACGTGGGCCACACGACGGTCGAGTACTTCATGCTGACCCCCGGCGCGCCGACCACGGACAAGGCCCGCGAGGTGTTCGAGCGCTCGTACGAACTGATCCTGGGCGTGTTCGGCGGCGAGGACTTCCGCGCGGCCGAGATCAGCCAGGTCGGGCTGCAGGCCGGTGTGCCCGAAACCACCGTCTACTGCGGGCTCGAGAGCAACATCGTCCGCTACTACGAGGCGCTCGAGGCGCTGCTTTAG
- a CDS encoding peroxidase family protein, producing the protein MLLSLGHGDRIVLVDAASPADAQLAKAARTEPDRTAITGADAAVAPRARRGATATGEGDRFGYLFPGAASQPPVAGAKLDALADAMIDPAGGSAARSGLPPVMTYYGQFIDHDITANTDRENGKTFTIVGETITPLARDLVVSGITNLRHAKLDLDSLYGDGPLDHPLEAVMRNGAAMRVGAETNVTGQFPGMERPPLPVDTACDLPRVGPLVAAGLLDPTAVPPELLTPGQPPNQSRKALIGDGRNDENLVVAQLHTAMLRFHNVVVAELAPRNLPDRECFLEAQRFVRHVHQWLVINDYLPTVCDRATLADVLEAGAPLYKRFHEARQDQIPASALPMPLEFSVAGFRFGHSMIRNGYDYNRNFGAEAKILPFASLEQLFQFTGKSPTPFLGAPTLPNNWIAEWSRFTADLDAAHDARPIDTRLAPTLLALPNEGGAPEDLMKHLARRNLRRGWLLNLPSAQTLIAELAAAGLPVSRVLTRDELLSGATGAALVDGGFDEATPLWFYVLKEAEIVQGGERLGPLGSRIVAETLAGLVIADPDSYWNRQPNGTWRPSDELRPAGVDITRLTDLLHAAGVL; encoded by the coding sequence ATGCTTCTCTCCCTCGGACACGGCGACCGCATCGTGCTCGTCGACGCCGCCTCGCCCGCCGACGCCCAACTGGCGAAGGCCGCCCGGACCGAGCCCGATCGCACGGCCATCACCGGCGCCGACGCCGCCGTGGCGCCGCGCGCCCGACGCGGGGCCACGGCCACCGGCGAGGGCGATCGCTTCGGCTATCTCTTTCCCGGCGCGGCCTCGCAGCCGCCGGTGGCCGGGGCGAAGCTGGACGCCCTGGCCGACGCCATGATCGACCCGGCCGGCGGGTCGGCGGCGCGCTCCGGGCTTCCGCCCGTGATGACCTACTACGGACAGTTCATCGATCACGACATCACCGCCAACACCGACCGGGAGAACGGCAAGACCTTCACCATCGTCGGCGAGACGATCACGCCGCTGGCGCGGGATCTGGTCGTGTCCGGGATCACCAACCTGCGCCACGCCAAGCTCGATCTCGACAGCCTCTATGGCGACGGTCCGCTGGACCATCCGCTGGAGGCGGTCATGCGCAACGGGGCGGCCATGCGGGTCGGCGCCGAAACGAACGTCACCGGCCAGTTTCCCGGCATGGAGCGTCCGCCCCTGCCCGTCGACACGGCTTGCGACCTCCCGCGCGTCGGGCCGCTGGTCGCGGCGGGCCTGCTGGATCCCACCGCCGTGCCGCCCGAGCTGCTGACGCCAGGCCAGCCGCCGAACCAGAGCCGCAAGGCCCTGATCGGGGACGGCCGCAATGACGAGAACCTGGTCGTCGCGCAGCTGCACACCGCCATGCTGAGGTTCCACAATGTGGTCGTGGCCGAGCTGGCGCCGAGAAACCTGCCCGACCGCGAATGCTTCCTCGAGGCCCAGCGCTTCGTTCGCCACGTCCATCAGTGGCTGGTCATCAACGACTACCTACCGACGGTTTGCGATCGCGCGACGCTCGCGGACGTCCTGGAAGCGGGGGCGCCGCTCTACAAGCGGTTCCACGAGGCGCGCCAGGACCAGATCCCGGCCAGCGCGCTGCCCATGCCGCTGGAGTTCTCGGTGGCGGGCTTCCGGTTCGGTCACTCGATGATCCGCAACGGCTATGACTACAACCGCAACTTCGGCGCCGAGGCGAAGATCCTTCCCTTCGCCAGTCTCGAGCAGCTGTTCCAGTTCACCGGCAAGTCGCCCACGCCCTTCCTCGGGGCGCCGACCCTGCCGAACAACTGGATCGCGGAGTGGAGCCGGTTCACCGCCGACCTCGACGCCGCCCACGACGCGCGCCCGATCGACACCCGCCTGGCGCCGACGCTGCTGGCGCTTCCCAACGAGGGCGGCGCGCCCGAGGATCTGATGAAGCATCTGGCTCGCCGCAACCTGCGCCGCGGCTGGCTTCTGAACCTTCCCAGCGCCCAGACCCTGATCGCCGAACTCGCCGCCGCGGGCCTGCCGGTCAGCCGCGTCCTGACCCGCGACGAGTTGCTGTCGGGCGCCACCGGCGCCGCCCTGGTCGACGGCGGCTTCGATGAAGCCACGCCCCTGTGGTTCTATGTCCTCAAGGAAGCCGAGATCGTCCAAGGCGGCGAACGGCTGGGGCCGCTGGGCTCGCGCATCGTCGCCGAGACCCTGGCCGGCCTCGTGATCGCCGACCCCGACAGCTACTGGAACCGCCAGCCGAATGGAACCTGGCGACCGAGCGACGAACTGCGTCCCGCCGGCGTGGACATCACCCGGCTGACCGACCTGCTGCACGCCGCCGGCGTGCTCTGA